Within Nothobranchius furzeri strain GRZ-AD unplaced genomic scaffold, NfurGRZ-RIMD1 Scf053, whole genome shotgun sequence, the genomic segment cccctctctcctcggagtgtgggggggggcgcggagccgcacccttgccatcccatcggccccaccccgacgcccaccaccggtgggaagacggggggggacgttggggggggcagcagcatccgactacgacctcagatcagacgagacaacccgctgaatttaagcatattactaagcggaggaaaagaaactaacaaggattccctcagtagcggcgagcgaagagggaagagcccagcgccgaatccccgtccgactggcgggcgtgggaaatgtggcgtacagaagaccgcctgcccggtgtcgctcgggggcctgagtcctcctgatcgaggctcatcccatggacggtgtgaggccggtaacggcccccgtcgcgccggggctcggtcttctcggagtcgggttgtttgggaatgcagcccaaagcgggtggtaaactccatctaaggctaaataccggcacgagaccgatagtcgacaagtaccttaagggaaagttgaaaagaactttgaagagagagttcaagagggcgtgaaaccgttaagaggtaaacgggtggggtccgcgcagtccgcccgggggattcaactcggcaggtcagggacggccgctcggcgcgggaggatcccctccgtgggaactccccgccggttggctggcccccgccgggcgcatttcctccgccggtggtgcgccgcgaccgactctggatcggccaggaagggctcggggcgaaggtggctcgcggctccggccgcgagctttacagcgacccaacgcctggacctcgccgctttccggggtcgtggaatcagtactcactgcgccttctctcctccgcctcgcgcctccgtccccctcctcgtggggggggcgggggactgggcggcccacgggagggacggggccccctcgcccccggcgcgactgtcgaccggagcggactgttctcagtgcgctccgaccgcgtcgcgccgcccgggcggggaccggctcacgtacacagggcgcaaggggtctgcggcgatgtcggctacccacccgacccgtcttgaaacacggaccaaggagtctaacgcacgcgcgagtcagagggtcctactcgaaaccccgtggcgcaatgaaagtgaaggccggcgcgcgccggccgaggtgggatcccgggcccctcgcggttcccgggcgcaccaccggcccgtctcgcccgctccgtcggggaggtggagctagagcgcgtgcgataggacccgaaagatggtgaactatgcctgggcagggcgaagccagaggaaactctggtggaggcccgtagcggtcctgacgtgcaaatcggtcgtccgacctgggtataggggcgaaagactaatcgaaccatctagtagctggttccttccgaagtatccctcaggacagctggcgctcagagtctcgcagttttatctggtaaagcgaatgattagaggtcttggggccgaaacgatctcaacctattctcaaactttaaatgggtaagaagcccggctcgctggcatggagccgggcgtggaatgcgagccgcccagtgggccacttttggtaagcagaactggcgctgcgggatgaaccgaacgccgggttaaggcgcccgatgccgacgctcatcagaccccagaaaaggtgttggttgatatagacagcaggacggtggccatggaagtcggaatccgctaaggagtgtgtaacaactcacctgccgaatcaactagccctgaaaatggatggcgctggagcgtcgggcccatacccggccgtcgccggcagcaggagccgcgagggctatgccgcgacgagtaggaaggccgccgcggtgagcacggaagcctagggcgcgagcccgggtggagccgccgcgggtgcagatcttggtggtagtagcaaatattcaaacgagaactttgaaggccgaagtggagaagggttccatgtgaacagcagttgaacatgggtcagtcggtcctaagggatgggcgaacgccgttcggaagcgcggggcgatggcctacgtcgcccccggccgatcgaaagggagtcgggttcagatccccgaacctggagtggcggagacaggcgccgcgaggcgtccagtgcggtaacgcaaacgaactcggagaagctggcgggagccccggggagagttctcttttctttgtgaagggcagggcgccctggaatgggttcgccccgagagaggggcccgtgccctggaaagcgtcgcggttccggcggcgtccggtgagctctcgctggcccttgaaaatccgagggagaaggtgtaaatctcgcgccaggccgtacccatatccgcagcaggtctccaaggtgaacagcctctggcgtcttagaagaagggagtgtaagggaagtcggcaagtcagatccgaaacttcgggataaggattggctcaaagggctgggtcggtcgggctggggtgcgaagcgaggctgggctcgtgccgcggctgggggagcagtcgccccgtcgccctcccctctccgccgccttgaagcccggttgccggcccggctcgtggtggggcccccttcgtccgtcgcgcctcgcgcgtcggcgggcggtgggagtctttgctgcgagccggtgtccgacgccgggtggatggcgggtcgtgggaggagatgcggtcggcgggtgcggcggcgactctggacgcgcgccgggcccttctcgcggatctccccagctgcggcgcccttggggtgggtgtcgtccgttcacgcgggcggccctgcccctcgggttgcctcggctggcgcctagcagctgactttgaactggtgcggaccaggggaatccgactgtttaattaaaacaaagcatcgcgaaggcccacggggggtgttgacgcgatgtgatttctgcccagtgctctgaatgtcaaagtgaagaaattcaatgaagcgcgggtaaacggcgggagtaactatgactctcttaaggtagccaaatgcctcgtcatctaattagtgacgcgcatgaatggatgaacgagattcccactgtccctacctcctatctagcgaaaccacagccaagggaacgggcttggcagaatcagcggggaaagaagaccctgttgagcttgactctagtctggcaccgtgaagagacatgagaggtgtagaataagtgggaggcctcacggtcgacggtgaaataccactactcttatcgttttttcacttacccggtgaggcggggaggcgagccccgagtgggctctcggttctggtgtcaagcgcccggcgcgtgccgggcgtgacccgctccggggaaagtggcaggtggggagtttgactggggcggtacacctgtcaaactgtaacgcaggtgtcctaaggcgagctcagggaggacagaaacctcccgtggagcagaagggcaaaagctcgcttgatcttgattttcagtatgaatacagaccgtgaaagcggggcctcacgatccttctgactttttgggttttaagcaggaggtgtcagaaaagttaccacagggataactggcttgtggcggccaagcgttcatagcgacgtcgctttttgatccttcgatgtcggctcttcctatcattgtgaagcagaattcaccaagcgttggattgttcacccactaatagggaacgtgagctgggtttagaccgtcgtgagacaggttagttttaccctactgatgatgtgttgttgcaatagtaatcctgctcagtacgagaggaaccgcaggttcagacatttggtgtatgtgcttggctgaggagccaatggggcgaagctaccatctgtgggattatgactgaacgcctctaagtcagaatcccgcctagacgtaatgataccgtagcgccgcgaatcttcggttggtcccggatagctggccctcgggccggtgcggagagccgttcgtgactgggctggggtgcggccgaatgatggctgcccctctccaattgcgcactgcacgtttgtggagaacgtggtgctaaatgacttgcagacgacctgattctgggtcagggtttcgtgcgtggcagagcagctacctcgctgcgatccattgaaagtcagccctcgatccaagtttttgtcggggtcctagcccccgtacctcccaccctcctccgcatccaccaaacgggaagaccagtcgcggaggtgggtggaactcggtggcccagcaatgcaacccccggacctccggggccggtcccaagtccggatcaatgcagagggatgagccactgcctgaagccgaggtgtcagaaattttctaagtgttgaactttttctaagtgtcagcacgcaggagctggaaattttctaagtgttgaactttttctaagtgtcagcacgcaggagctgaaaattttctaagtgttgaactttttctaagtgtcagcacgcaggagctggaaattttctaagtgttgaactttttctaagtgttgaactttttctaagtgtcagcacgcaggagctggaaattttctaagtgttacttaggattaccagtgtgcgaaaataatttctaagtgttgaactttttctaagtgtcagcacacagaagctggaaattttctaagtgttaatttggattaccagtgtgcgaaaatatttttctaagtgttacttaggatgaccagacgtacgaaattggatttggatgaccaggctgctggaggtccagccggcgtggactagggtctttaacccaggggagggtgcttaatagtgggccgcagggttcgagaggtgagcctggttcctccatggcccattccccgggtctgtcccaggtgtcagccgggtgagggtgagcgtgttgtggggtgggtggtggtgatgctgagggtgggtgtcctggaggtgtggatggcgttggagaggctgtgtgggtgggagaaggctgcggggatgggggagcctgatcctgggtgcgatggtgttgagtgtgggtgggagaaggctgcggggctgggggagcctgatgctgggtgtgatggtgttgagtgagggtgggagaagtcttcggggatggtggagcctgatcctgggttcggtggtgttgagtgtgggtgggagaaggctgcgggcatggggatgcctgatgagcctggatgtgatgctggtgagagaggggacagggcagaggccggctggacgtgcagcgggcagggggaaacttgagcctgggtgggtggttgtgcatccagggcgggcagggagaggtgagacgtgggcctgggctggtcgtcagcggttcaccacaggcagctggtggcggtgtggctgagcagaagcctccagcaggtgatggcggggtgggggagcagcagccagcctcaagcagccagcctccagctgctgatggtggggtggaggaacagaagcctccagctggtgatgtcagggtggaggagcagcagccagcctccaacggctgatggtggggtggaggagctgcagccagcctccagcagctgatggcggggtgcaggagcagcagccagcctccagctggtgatggcggggtgaaggagctgcagccagccaccagcagctgatggcggggtgcaggagcagcagccagccaccagcagctgatggcggggtggaggagctgcagccagcgtccagcagctgatggttgggtggtggaggagcagcagccagcctccagcagctgctggcggggtgcaggagcagcagccagcctccagcagctggtggcggggtggaggagcagaagccagcctccagcagctgatggcggggtgcaggagcagaagccagcctccagctggtgatggcggggtgaaggagctgcagccagcctccagcagccagcctccagctggtgatggcggggcggaggagcaggcagcctccatcagctgatggcggggtgtaggagcagcagccagcctccagctggtgatggcggggaggaggagcagcagcagccagcctccagcagccagccagcctccagcagctgatggcggtgtgtgggagcagcagccagcctccagcggccagccagcctccagcagctgatggcggggtggaggagctgcagccagcgtccatcagctgatggcggggtggaagagcagcaggcagcctccagctggtgatggcggggtggaggagctgcagccagcgtccagcagctgatggcggggtgcaggagcagcagccagcctccagcagctgatggcggggtggaggagctgcagccagcctccagcagccagcctccagctagtgatggcggggtggagaagcaggcagcctccgtcagctgatggcggggtggaggagcagaagccagcctccagcagctgatggcggggtgcaggagctgcagccagcgtccagcagctgatggtggggtggaggagctgcagccagcctccagcagccagcctccagctagtgatggcggggtggagaagcaggcagcctccgtcagctgatggcggggtggaggagcagaagccagcctccagcagctgatggcggggtgcaggagctgcagccagcgtccagaNNNNNNNNNNNNNNNNNNNNNNNNNNNNNNNNNNNNNNNNNNNNNNNNNNNNNNNNNNNNNNNNNNNNNNNNNNNNNNNNNNNNNNNNNNNNNNNNNNNNNNNNNNNNNNNNNNNNNNNNNNNNNNNNNNNNNNNNNNNNNNNNNNNNNNNNNNNNNNNNNNNNNNNNNNNNNNNNNNNNNNNNNNNNNNNNNNNNNNNNacactgtcatcggcttctggagggtgctgagccctgctgcacaccaagtctgacccaggtttcagctcatccaccccgcagggacctaaacacacactgccatcagcttctgagtggtaatgggccctgctgcagaccaggtccgacccaggtttcagctcctccaccccgccatcaccagctggaggctggctgctgctcctgcaccctgccatcagctgctggaggcttctgttcctccaccccgccatcagcagctggaggctggctgctggaggctggctgctgctcctccaccccgccatcaccagctggaggctggttgcagctcctgcaccccgccatcagctgctggaggctgcctgcagcccctgcaccccgccatcagctgctggaggctggctgcagctcctgcacaccgccatcagctgctggaggctgcctgcagctcctgcaccccgccatcagctgctggaggctggctgctgctcctgcaccccgccagcagctgctggaggctggctgctgctcctccacccaaccatcagctgctggacgctggctgctgctcctgcaccccgccatcagctgctggaggctggctgctgctcctccaccacccaaccatcagctgctggacgctggctgcagctcctccaccccgccatcagctgctggtggctggctgcagctccttcaccccgccatcagctgctggtggctggctgcagctccttcaccccgccatcaccagctggaggctggctgctgctcctgcaccccgccatcagctgctggaggctgcctgcagctcctgcgccccgccatcagctgctggaggctggctgctgctcctgcaccctgccatcagctgttcgaggctggctgcagctcctccaccccaccatcaccagctggaggctggttgcagctcctgcaccccgtcatcagcagctggaggctgcctgctgctcctgcaccccgccatcagctgctggaggctgcctgcagctcctgcaccccgccatcatttgctggaggctggctgcagctcctgcaacccgccatcagctgctggaggctggctgctgccctccaccccaccatgacctgctggaggctggctgcagctccttcacaccgccatcagctgatggatgctggctgaacgctggaggctggctgctgctcccacacaccgccatcagctcctggaggctggctggctgctggaggctgtctgctgctgctcctccaccccgccatcaccagctggaggctggctgctggaggctggctgcagctcctgcaccccaccatcagctgctggaggctggcttctgctcctccaccccgccatcagctgctgggggctggctgctggaggctggctgcagctcctccaccccgccatcaccagctggaggctggttgcagctcctgcaccccgccatcagctgctggaggctgcctgctgctcctgcaccccgccatcagctgctggaggctgcctgcacctcctgcaccccgccatcagctgctggaggctggcttctgctcctccaccccgccatcagctgatggaggctgcctgcttctccaccccgccatcactagctggaggctggctgctggaggctggctgcagctcctccaccccgccatcagctgctggaggctgcctgcagctcctgcaccccgccatcaccagctggaggctggcttctgctcctccaccccgccatcagctgatggaggctgcctgcttctccaccccgccatcactagctggaggctggctgctggaggctggctgcagctcctccaccccgccatcagctgctggaggctggctgctgctcctgcaccccgccatcagctgctggaggctggctgctgctcctccacccaaccatcagctgctggacgctggctgcagctcctccaccccaccatcagctgctggacgctggctgcagctcctccaccccgccatcagctgctggaggctgcctgcagctcctgcaccccgccatcagctgctggaggctgcctgcagctcctgcaccccgccatcagctgctggtggctggctgcagctccttcaccccgccatcaccagctggaggctggctgctgctcctgcaccccgccatcagctgctggaggctgcctgcagctcctgcgccccgccatcagctgctggaggctggctgctgctcctgcaccctgccatcagctgttcgaggctggctgcagctcctccaccccaccatcaccagctggaggctggttgcagctcctgcaccccgtcatcagcagctggaggctgcctgctgctcctgcaccccgccatcagctgctggaggctgcctgcagctcctgcaccccgccatcatttgctggaggctggctgcagctcctgcaacccgccatcagctgctggaggctggctgctgctcctccaccccaccatgacctgctggaggctggctgcagctccttcacaccgccatcagctgatggatgctggctgaacgctggaggctggctgctgctcccacacaccgccatcagctcctggaggctggctggctgctggaggctgtctgctgctgctcctccaccccgccatcaccagctggaggctggctgctggaggctggctgcagctcctgcaccccaccatcagctgctggaggctggcttctgctcctccaccccgccatcagctgctgggggctggctgctggaggctggctgcagctcctccaccccgccatcaccagctggaggctggttgcagctcctgcaccccgccatcagctgctggaggctgcctgctgctcctgcaccccgccatcagctgctggaggctgcctgcacctcctgcaccccgccatcagctgctggaggctggcttctgctcctccaccccgccatcagctgatggaggctgcctgcttctccaccccgccatcactagctggaggctggctgctggaggctggctgcagctcctccaccccgccatcagctgctggaggctgcctgcagctcctgcaccccgccatcaccagctggaggctggcttctgctcctccaccccgccatcagctgatggaggctgcctgcttctccaccccgccatcactagctggaggctggctgctggaggctggctgcagctcctccaccccgccatcagctgctggaggctggctgctgctcctgcaccccgccatcagctgctggaggctggctgctgctcctccacccaaccatcagctgctggacgctggctgcagctcctccaccccaccatcagctgctggacgctggctgcagctcctccaccccgccatcagctgctggaggctgcctgcagctcctgcaccccgccatcagctgctggaggctgcctgcagctcctgcaccccgccatcaccagctggaggctggcttctgctcctccaccccgccatcagctgatggaggctgcctgcttctccaccccgccatcactagctggaggctggctgctggaggctggctgctgctcctccacccaaccatcagctgctggacgctggctgcagctcctccaccccaccatcagctgctggacgctggctgcagctcctgcaccccgccatcagctgctggaggctggcttctgctcctccaccccgccatcagctgctggaggctgcctgctgctcctgcaccccgccatcagctgctggaggctggctgctgctcctgcaccccgccatcagctgctggaggctggctgctggaggctggctgcagctcctccaccccaccatcagctgctggacgctggctgcagctcctccaccccaccatcagctgctggacgctggctgcagctcctgcaccccgccatcagctgctggaggctggcttctgctcctccaccccgccatcagctgacggaggctgcctgcttctccaccccgccatcactagctggaggctggctgctggaggctggctgcagctcctccaccccaccatcagctgctggacgctggctgcagctcctgcaccccgccatcagctgctggaggctggcttctgctcctccaccccgccatcagctgacggaggctgcctgcttctccaccccgccatcactagctggaggctggctgctggaggctggctgcagctcctccaccccgccatcagctgctggaggctggctgctgctcctgcaccccgccatcagctgctggacgctggctgcagctcctccaccccgccatcaccagctggaggctgcctgctgctcttccaccccgccatcagctgatggacgctggctgcagctcctccaccccgccatcagctgctggaggctggctggccgctggaggctggctgctgctcccacacaccgccatcagctgctggaggctggctggctgctggaggctggctgctgctgctcctcctccccgccatcaccagctggaggctggctgctgctcctacaccccgccatcagctgatggaggctgcctgctcctccgccccgccatcaccagctggaggctggctgctggaggctggctgcagctccttcaccccgccatcaccagctggaggctggcttctgctcctgcaccccgccatcagctgctggaggctggcttctgctcctccaccccgccaccagctgctggaggctggctgctgctcctgcaccccgccagcagctgctggaggctggctgctgctcctccaccacccaaccatcagctgctggacgctggctgcagctcctccaccccgccatcagctgctggtggctggctgctgctcctgcaccccgccatcagctgctggtggctggctgcagctccttcaccccgccatcaccagctggaggctggctgctgctcctgcaccccgccatcagctgctggaggctggctgcagctcctccaccccaccatcagccgttggaggctggctgctgctcctccaccctgacatcaccagctggaggcttctgttcctccaccccaccatcagcagctggaggctggctgcttgaggctggctgctgctcccccaccccgccatcacctgctggaggcttctgctcagccacaccgccaccagctgcctgtggtgaaccgctgacgaccagcccaggcccacgtctcacctctccctgcccgccctggatgcacaaccacccacccaggctcaagtttccccctgcccgctgcacgtccagccggcctctgccctgtcccctctctcaccagcatcacatccaggctcatcaggcatccccatgcccgcagccttctcccacccacactcaacaccaccgaacccaggatcaggctccaccatccccgaagacttctcccaccctcactcaacaccatcacacccagcatcaggctcccccagccccgcagccttctcccacccacactcaacaccatcgcacccaggatcaggctcccccatccccgcagccttctcccacccacacagcctctccaacgccatccacacctccaggacacccaccctcagcatcaccaccacccaccccacaacacgctcaccctcacccggctgacacctgggacagacccggggaatgggccatggaggaaccaggctcacctctcgaaccctgcggcccactattaagcaccctcccctgggttaaagaccctagtccacgccggctggacctccagcagcctggtcatccaaatccaatttcgtacgtctggtcatcctaagtaacacttagaaaaatattttcgcacactggtaatccaaattaacacttagaaaatttccagcttctgtgtgctgacacttagaaaaagttcaacacttagaaattattttcgcacactggtaatcctaagtaacacttagaaaatttccagctcctgcgtgctgacacttagaaaaagttcaacacttagaaaaagttcaacacttagaaaatttccagctcctgcgtgctgacacttagaaaaagttcaacacttagaaaattttcagctcctgcgtgctgacacttagaaaaagttcaacacttagaaaatttccagctcctgcgtgctgacacttagaaaaagttcaacacttagaaaatttctgacacctcggcttcaggcagtggctcatccctctgcattgatccggacttgggaccggccccggaggtccgggggttgcattgctgggccaccgagttccacccacctccgcgactggtcttcccgtttggtggatgcggaggagggtgggaggtacgggggctaggaccccgacaaaaacttggatcgagggctgactttca encodes:
- the LOC139064811 gene encoding uncharacterized protein; the encoded protein is MHNHPPRLKFPPARCTSSRPLPCPLSHQHHIQAHQASPCPQPSPTHTQHHRTQDQAPPSPKTSPTLTQHHHTQHQAPPAPQPSPTHTQHHRTQDQAPPSPQPSPTHTASPTPSTPPGHPPSASPPPTPQHAHPHPADTWDRPGEWAMEEPGSPLEPCGPLLSTLPWVKDPSPRRLDLQQPGHPNPISYVWSS